A portion of the Ferrimicrobium sp. genome contains these proteins:
- the prmC gene encoding peptide chain release factor N(5)-glutamine methyltransferase → MMVADFTCEAVTAFAPSPASPTRVQQRWLDQAAREVAARTGQPAVAVLAEYRSRLDQGEPLQYVLGSWQFRWLNLEVDRRALIPRPETELLVDLVVAEVDKMGSGRVLELGTGTGAIAASLAQEFPMLQVVATDFSRGALALAAANLRQLELDQSVELRFGCWWEAVEPQERFDVICSNPPYVTDDEWLGLDPVVRDWEPREALVAGTSGLECYEVIFAHAACHLEQGHGAVVVEIGADQGAEVVAIARNASFGAVIKQDLVGRDRFVVARR, encoded by the coding sequence ATGATGGTCGCTGATTTTACGTGCGAGGCTGTCACCGCCTTCGCACCTTCTCCCGCCTCCCCTACCCGGGTGCAACAGCGCTGGTTGGACCAAGCAGCCAGGGAGGTCGCGGCACGTACCGGGCAGCCTGCGGTTGCCGTGCTTGCCGAGTATCGGTCACGTTTAGATCAGGGTGAGCCACTCCAATACGTGCTGGGAAGCTGGCAATTTCGATGGCTGAACTTGGAGGTGGACCGTCGGGCACTTATCCCTCGTCCAGAGACGGAACTGCTGGTTGACCTTGTCGTCGCAGAAGTAGATAAAATGGGATCGGGAAGGGTTTTAGAGCTGGGTACTGGCACCGGGGCTATTGCGGCATCCCTTGCCCAGGAGTTTCCGATGCTCCAAGTCGTGGCGACCGACTTTTCTAGGGGTGCCCTGGCGCTGGCCGCTGCGAATCTTCGCCAGCTGGAACTCGACCAAAGCGTAGAGCTCCGTTTCGGTTGCTGGTGGGAGGCGGTGGAACCCCAAGAGCGTTTCGACGTTATCTGTTCGAACCCGCCGTATGTGACTGATGATGAATGGCTTGGACTGGACCCGGTTGTCCGTGACTGGGAGCCAAGAGAAGCGCTGGTAGCTGGAACTTCTGGTCTAGAGTGTTACGAAGTCATTTTCGCGCATGCAGCTTGTCATCTGGAGCAAGGACACGGCGCAGTTGTCGTAGAGATCGGCGCTGATCAGGGCGCTGAGGTAGTTGCCATTGCTCGCAACGCCTCCTTTGGCGCCGTTATCAAACAGGATTTGGTTGGTAGAGATCGTTTTGTGGTGGCTCGGCGATGA
- a CDS encoding L-threonylcarbamoyladenylate synthase, with protein MMHQPSPMLVYNLRTGRIVERDESAAIEWVRSELRDGQCVIAPTDTVIGLLADARNPLAVANIARIKGRTSATPAPVLIDSVAMAVRLATPSMMGPLSRIADLWPGPLSVIVDIDDPLGEAVNPTVGTAALRVPAVPWLRALCRDMPLAASSANRHGVATETSVKGAIAALTAGSYDAPLTLAIDPLGDGAAGTIASTVVDLTCQPPTIVRQGALAYEVVAERLPGLTTPMS; from the coding sequence ATGATGCACCAGCCGTCACCGATGCTGGTCTATAACCTGCGAACGGGCCGTATCGTTGAACGCGACGAATCCGCTGCTATCGAGTGGGTGCGGTCGGAACTCCGCGATGGACAATGTGTCATCGCTCCAACCGATACCGTCATCGGTCTCCTCGCCGACGCTCGTAACCCCCTGGCAGTCGCGAATATTGCACGCATTAAGGGACGCACGAGCGCGACTCCCGCACCGGTATTGATCGATAGCGTTGCGATGGCGGTGCGATTGGCTACACCGTCGATGATGGGGCCATTGTCGCGGATTGCCGATCTCTGGCCAGGGCCGCTTTCGGTGATCGTCGATATCGATGATCCACTCGGAGAGGCTGTGAACCCGACAGTTGGAACGGCAGCACTTCGGGTTCCAGCGGTACCATGGCTCCGTGCACTCTGTCGGGACATGCCGCTCGCTGCTTCTTCGGCCAACCGACATGGCGTGGCTACCGAAACTAGCGTCAAGGGGGCCATCGCTGCATTGACGGCTGGATCCTACGATGCCCCCCTTACCCTAGCGATCGATCCATTAGGGGATGGTGCGGCCGGGACCATCGCATCGACCGTCGTTGACCTCACCTGCCAGCCTCCAACGATCGTCCGACAGGGGGCATTAGCCTATGAGGTCGTTGCCGAGCGACTCCCCGGGCTTACAACTCCTATGAGCTAG
- the glyA gene encoding serine hydroxymethyltransferase: MRSTELLWSQDPEVARLLSEEEERQRTTLQLIASENFTSRAVMEATGSVLTNKYAEGYPGRRYYGGNQVVDQVEDLARKRCKQLFGAPYANVQPHAGANANAAAYLALLAPRDRVLAMRLDQGGHLTHGSPVNFSGQIYDFISYGVRESDPNREWLDLDQMRQLALEQRPKLIVVGATAYSRIIEVDPIREIADEVGALVLFDAAHVAGLIAGGVYPNPLFTRSGARGADVVTFTTHKTLRGPRGAAIVAHEDLGKALDKAVFPGLQGGPLEHAIAAKAVAFAEALDPSFREYAERVVENARVLADALSSEGFRIVSGGTDVHLALVDLRDFDPELDGRTAQDRLDRAGITCNRNQIPFDPRSPFVTSGLRLGTAAMTTTGMRTDQMKTVAALISRVLRTDDEQTPLEVRHEIAELCRAFPPPLER; this comes from the coding sequence TTGCGTTCTACTGAGTTGCTCTGGAGCCAAGATCCTGAAGTAGCGCGACTTCTGAGCGAGGAAGAGGAACGACAGCGAACGACGCTGCAGCTGATCGCCTCTGAAAACTTCACCTCTCGAGCGGTGATGGAGGCGACGGGAAGCGTGTTGACCAACAAATACGCCGAGGGTTATCCTGGTCGTCGGTATTACGGGGGTAATCAGGTCGTTGATCAGGTTGAGGACCTCGCTCGTAAGCGGTGCAAACAGCTCTTTGGGGCTCCCTATGCCAACGTCCAACCACACGCCGGTGCAAACGCGAATGCGGCAGCCTACTTAGCACTGCTTGCACCGCGAGATCGGGTACTTGCCATGAGGCTCGACCAGGGTGGACACCTTACCCATGGTTCGCCAGTAAATTTCTCCGGCCAGATCTATGATTTCATCTCCTATGGAGTACGTGAATCGGATCCGAATCGGGAGTGGTTGGACCTCGACCAGATGCGTCAACTCGCCCTCGAGCAACGACCAAAGTTGATTGTGGTGGGGGCTACCGCCTACTCAAGGATCATAGAGGTCGATCCGATCCGCGAAATTGCCGACGAGGTCGGGGCCTTGGTTCTCTTTGATGCTGCTCACGTGGCTGGGTTGATCGCCGGAGGGGTCTATCCCAACCCACTCTTCACTCGATCCGGGGCACGGGGTGCCGATGTCGTGACTTTTACGACACACAAAACCTTGCGCGGTCCTCGAGGAGCCGCAATCGTTGCCCACGAGGACCTTGGTAAAGCGCTTGACAAAGCGGTCTTTCCAGGACTGCAGGGAGGCCCCCTCGAGCATGCGATAGCCGCAAAAGCCGTCGCTTTTGCAGAGGCGCTCGACCCTTCCTTTCGGGAGTATGCCGAGCGCGTTGTGGAGAACGCTCGCGTGCTCGCTGATGCACTGAGTTCTGAGGGATTTCGCATCGTTTCGGGAGGTACCGATGTCCACTTGGCCTTGGTAGATCTACGAGACTTCGATCCAGAACTCGATGGACGTACCGCGCAAGATCGGCTGGATCGTGCGGGGATCACCTGCAACAGAAACCAGATCCCCTTCGATCCTCGCTCACCCTTTGTCACCAGCGGACTGCGTCTTGGTACCGCTGCAATGACGACGACGGGTATGCGCACCGATCAGATGAAGACGGTGGCTGCGCTGATCTCGCGGGTGCTGCGCACTGACGATGAGCAGACCCCTCTGGAGGTGCGGCACGAGATAGCTGAACTCTGTCGAGCCTTCCCTCCGCCGCTCGAGAGGTAA
- a CDS encoding MraY family glycosyltransferase has protein sequence MQYVLVAFVAAIVTFLVVPIVRRIAFRTGQVVQPGGRMAHLKPTPTLGGIGMLVGFGAAMGFGSLLHAFRPVFTDSSEPMGVLLAAIAITGIGVIDDVWNLSAPAKVAGQVLSASLLWVFGVTMFWFKVPFAGIVVLSNSLTPLLTAIWVIAMENAINLIDGLDGLASGIVAIASLAFGLYSLRLEALGQLPSSSIGPLIAFAILGVCVGFLPHNWNPAKIFMGDTGAMLLGLLLAASTSVVGGRTANVSDQTFFFFAPLVIPFVILGVPMADLVFSVLRRTAHHVSFATPDKKHLHHRLMEMGHGPRRSVAILWAWTAILSAFALLPTYVGGLGFELPIAVAAVGVLLYTLFHPDLKGTHSRSGRALQVIRRRDSGIRR, from the coding sequence GTGCAATACGTCCTGGTAGCGTTCGTCGCAGCTATCGTTACGTTTCTGGTGGTGCCGATCGTTCGACGAATCGCATTCCGGACCGGTCAAGTCGTACAGCCTGGCGGTCGTATGGCTCACCTCAAGCCGACACCGACCCTTGGGGGAATCGGTATGTTGGTGGGATTTGGGGCGGCGATGGGGTTCGGCAGTCTGCTGCATGCCTTTCGTCCCGTCTTCACTGACTCCTCCGAACCGATGGGGGTGCTCCTCGCTGCGATCGCCATCACGGGTATCGGTGTGATCGACGATGTGTGGAATCTGTCTGCTCCCGCCAAGGTCGCGGGACAGGTGTTGTCGGCATCATTGCTTTGGGTCTTTGGCGTGACGATGTTCTGGTTCAAGGTTCCCTTCGCTGGTATCGTTGTCCTTTCGAACTCATTGACACCGTTGTTGACGGCGATTTGGGTGATCGCCATGGAGAACGCCATCAACCTTATCGATGGCCTTGATGGCCTCGCCTCTGGTATCGTCGCGATCGCATCGCTCGCCTTTGGTCTCTATTCATTGCGACTTGAGGCGTTGGGGCAGCTGCCGAGCTCCTCCATCGGACCACTGATCGCGTTTGCGATACTTGGAGTCTGCGTCGGGTTTTTGCCCCACAACTGGAACCCAGCCAAGATATTCATGGGTGACACCGGCGCCATGTTGCTCGGGCTCCTCTTGGCTGCCAGCACCTCGGTCGTAGGGGGCCGGACCGCCAACGTCTCCGACCAGACGTTCTTTTTCTTTGCACCATTGGTTATTCCTTTTGTGATATTAGGAGTCCCAATGGCGGACTTAGTGTTTTCTGTACTTCGTCGCACTGCCCATCATGTGAGCTTTGCGACGCCCGACAAAAAGCACCTTCACCACCGCCTCATGGAGATGGGGCATGGGCCGCGCCGCTCGGTGGCGATCCTCTGGGCATGGACAGCCATTTTGTCGGCCTTTGCGCTGCTCCCTACGTATGTTGGTGGCCTCGGATTCGAACTCCCCATTGCTGTTGCGGCGGTTGGGGTGCTACTGTATACGCTGTTCCATCCTGATTTGAAGGGAACGCATTCGCGGAGCGGGAGGGCGCTGCAAGTGATTCGTCGAAGGGATAGCGGGATCAGGCGGTGA